In Thermococcus stetteri, the DNA window GTGCCATTATGAGCACGGCCCCGATTACCGAGAGAACGCTCATTATGGCTGTCTTGGCCAGGATGTAGCTCCTCCACTCCATAGGTGTCACTGCCAGGGCGCTTATTGCCCCGTCCTTCTTCTCCGCGAATATCTCGGTTCCAACGAACATAAAGCCAACGAGCCCAGGCTCGAAGAGGAGGAACAGCGGCACCATCGTCGGGAGATACTTTTCGGGAAACGCCATTAACATCAGGCCATAGACGAGGCCTATCAGCACGTATATCGGGTACACAAAGCTCCTGAACCCTACGATGAGGTTCGTCTTCAGCAGGTTCTTCATCATACGAGTCGCCTCCCGGTTACCTTGAGGAATATTTCCTCCAGGGTCGGCTCCTCCATGTTGATTCTCCTTATCTCGTGGTTCTTCAGAATCTCCAGGAACCCCTCGTTCTGGCCTATGCCCTCGAGAGGGAACTCCGCCGTCTTGACGCTCCCGTTCTCAACGTACTCGACCTTTACGAGCCTCTTACCCATCTTGACCTTGAGCTCGCCCGGGTTGTCCACCAACCTTACCGAGCCGTCGACGATGAAGGCGACCCTGTCGCACAGCTCATCGGCCACGTACATGTTGTGCGTGGTTAGGAAGATCGTCTTTCCGCTCTCCCTCATCTCGAGGAAGAGGTCTTTGAAATTTCTGGCGCTCGCCGGGTCGAGGCCCTCAAGCGGCTCGTCGAGGAAGAGTATGTCCGGGTCTGGGAGAAGGGCCCTCGCTATGTCGAGCTTCTTCCTCATGCCCTTTGAGAAGCCCGATACGAGCTGATCGGCTTCTTTATCGAGCCCCACCATTTTGAGGACTTCCATCGGGTCGAGGTGCTTCTTGTAGAAGCTCGCGAAGAACTCAAGGTTTTCGAGGGCCGTTAAGCGGGAGTAGACCGCAGGAAACTCGAAGGAGACGCCGATTCTGTTGTAGTAGTCCTTGCCCCACTCGCGCAGGTCTTTTCCGAGAACCCTGACCTCGCCGCTGTAGTCCCTGATTATCTTGACGAGGATTTTGACGGTGGTTGTCTTTCCTGCCCCGTTCGGCCCGAGGAAGCCGTAGATTTCACCCTTTTCCACGGAGAAGCTCAGGTTCTCAACGCCCCTAACGTCGCCGTAATATTTCTTAACGTTCTTAACCTTGATAACGGGCATGTTTCCACCAGTCTACCCTAGGATGTCAAAGTAGTTATAGTTAATCCTCCCCAGGGCTGAGATTAAAAATTTAAATGAACCCCCAGAACCGCGTCCGTAAAACAGCTCCATTTACGGCCGGAAAAGTTAAGAATGGAAAGACATTTCAGGAAACCCACTGGACGAGCTTTCTAACGGCCTCTCTCAGCTTCTTCTCGTCCTCTTCGGTCGGGTAGCCCTTGCTTTCAACCGTTGCAACATGGTCGAACTTGCTCCTGGTGATCATCGTCTCGATCTTTCTCCCAGCGACGCCGGCCCATCCGAAGGCACCGACGATGAGAACAGGCTTCTCGTAGTTGGCCTTATCGACGATTTCATATAGGGCGTAGCGTATCCTCGGGTGTATCTCGGCCTCGTAGGTCGAAGCCCCTATGACAAGGGCTTCTGCGCTCGGAACATCGCCGAGGATGTCGCTGACAGCGGGGGCTTCCTTGTCGGTGAAGCGGTAGACAACGGGCTTCTTTCCGAGCTTCTTCAGTTCGTCGAGGACTATCTCCATCTTCTTCTCGACGAAGCCGTACATAGAGTCGTAGACGACGAGAACCTTGTCCTTCTCTGGAACTCCAGCTCCAACGGCCTCGTAGTATCTGAATATCCTGAGGGGATTCTTCTTCCACACGAGCCCGTGGCCTGGGAGTATCATCTTGGCTTCCTCAACGATTCCTAGCTCCTTGAGCTTCTTGATGTTCTGGACGATGTACTTGTGGTAGTGGCCGATGACTGTGACGATGTACTTGGTCACGTGCGGGAGGTACTCCTTCACGATCTCCTCATCGCTGTCATCGATTGCATCGGGAATGCCGTAGCCGCCGCCGGCATCGCAGGAGAATATCAGCCTGTCCTCAACGACGTAGGTTATCATCGTGTCCGGCCAGTGGAGCCACGGGACGGCTATGAAGCGGAAGGTCTTCCCGCCTATCTTCATCTCTTCGCCGTCTTTGACGACCTTGAAGTTCTCGACGACCTTATCACCGTAGAAGCCCTGGAGGAGGTTCCTCGCGAACTGGGTTCCTATCACCTGCGCCCTGTAGCCGTTCTCCTCGAGAACCTTGGGCAGGGCGCCGCTGTGGTCTGGCTCGGTGTGGTTGACGATTATGTGGGTTATCTCCTTCGGGTCAACGAGCTTCCTGAGCGCGTCCATGAAAAGGTCGGTGTACTCCTTCTTCGTCGTGTCGAAGAGGACAACAGCCCCGTCGAGCTTCATCAGATAAGCGTTGTAGGTTATCCCTTCAGGTATCTCCCACGTGGCCTCGAAGTACCTTATCCTGTCATCGTCAACCCTTATGATGTACAGCTCAGGATCAGTGCAGAGCTTCTCAACCCGGACTCCGGGCATTTTTATTCACCTCGTTTTGGGTTCAAAAACGAAATATAAAAGGCTTTTTATCCATCATTGTGAACTGAGCGCCTCTCCCCCGCTATCTGGCCACGTAGCCGGTCAACTCTTCT includes these proteins:
- a CDS encoding ABC transporter ATP-binding protein yields the protein MPVIKVKNVKKYYGDVRGVENLSFSVEKGEIYGFLGPNGAGKTTTVKILVKIIRDYSGEVRVLGKDLREWGKDYYNRIGVSFEFPAVYSRLTALENLEFFASFYKKHLDPMEVLKMVGLDKEADQLVSGFSKGMRKKLDIARALLPDPDILFLDEPLEGLDPASARNFKDLFLEMRESGKTIFLTTHNMYVADELCDRVAFIVDGSVRLVDNPGELKVKMGKRLVKVEYVENGSVKTAEFPLEGIGQNEGFLEILKNHEIRRINMEEPTLEEIFLKVTGRRLV
- a CDS encoding FprA family A-type flavoprotein; the encoded protein is MPGVRVEKLCTDPELYIIRVDDDRIRYFEATWEIPEGITYNAYLMKLDGAVVLFDTTKKEYTDLFMDALRKLVDPKEITHIIVNHTEPDHSGALPKVLEENGYRAQVIGTQFARNLLQGFYGDKVVENFKVVKDGEEMKIGGKTFRFIAVPWLHWPDTMITYVVEDRLIFSCDAGGGYGIPDAIDDSDEEIVKEYLPHVTKYIVTVIGHYHKYIVQNIKKLKELGIVEEAKMILPGHGLVWKKNPLRIFRYYEAVGAGVPEKDKVLVVYDSMYGFVEKKMEIVLDELKKLGKKPVVYRFTDKEAPAVSDILGDVPSAEALVIGASTYEAEIHPRIRYALYEIVDKANYEKPVLIVGAFGWAGVAGRKIETMITRSKFDHVATVESKGYPTEEDEKKLREAVRKLVQWVS